A region of Cucumis melo cultivar AY chromosome 2, USDA_Cmelo_AY_1.0, whole genome shotgun sequence DNA encodes the following proteins:
- the LOC103501542 gene encoding uncharacterized protein LOC103501542 — protein MKSIFLLFLFSALLPLSTQSIDSKNLNIPPSSAHARLADYGFPFGLLPSAVSTYTINETSGDFSLDLGDSCKFTLPPDNYVASFSRVVTGKIAKGRIHNLDGIRVRALFQWWSITGIRSTGEDLVFEVGLITAKYPSKSFNESPVCEGRRSSS, from the coding sequence ATGAAATCCATcttccttctctttctcttctcaGCCCTCCTTCCCCTTTCCACTCAATCCATTGACTCCAAAAACCTAAACATTCCACCTTCCTCTGCCCATGCTCGCCTCGCCGATTACGGATTCCCCTTCGGCCTTCTTCCCTCCGCCGTCTCCACCTACACCATTAACGAGACCTCCGGTGACTTCTCTTTGGACCTCGGTGATTCCTGCAAGTTCACGCTTCCTCCAGACAACTATGTGGCTTCCTTTTCTAGGGTTGTAACTGGTAAGATTGCAAAGGGTCGGATCCACAATCTTGATGGGATTCGTGTTCGGGCTTTGTTCCAGTGGTGGTCGATTACTGGTATTAGGTCCACCGGCGAGGATTTGGTTTTCGAGGTTGGGTTGATCACTGCGAAGTACCCGTCTAAGAGTTTCAACGAGAGCCCAGTGTGTGAAGGCCGTCGGTCTTCTTCGTAA